From a single Kitasatospora sp. NBC_00458 genomic region:
- the efeO gene encoding iron uptake system protein EfeO, whose product MSARRSTAAMLLTLAVASAALAGCSQKKDDKASSDAVKVNATDTACEVSKTTFPAGHVVLDIANKGSKTTEVYVYAEGDKIVTERENIGPGTKASITAEIKAGSYEIACKPGMVGDGIRQKITVTGGEGSAAAADPRLTAAVGAYRTYAQEQADATIPAVEAFAAAVKGGDVEKAKSLFAPSRTGWERTEPVAESFGDVDPKTDTREDGLEPGQEWTGWHRLEKSLWADGKIGDEEKRLADQLVADLKDWQKKIPEAEITATGMANGAKELLDEVATGKVTGEEDRYSHTDLADFAANVEGAKKAYELLKPVAAEKDAELAKTLDAEFTALEGLLAKYKQADASYTSYDKVTEAERKTFSDAVNALAEPLSKLAAAVSPK is encoded by the coding sequence ATGTCCGCCCGTCGTTCCACCGCAGCCATGCTGCTCACCCTCGCTGTGGCGAGCGCCGCGTTGGCCGGCTGCTCGCAGAAGAAGGACGACAAGGCCTCCTCCGACGCCGTCAAGGTCAATGCCACCGACACCGCCTGCGAGGTCTCGAAGACCACGTTCCCGGCCGGTCACGTCGTCCTGGACATCGCCAACAAGGGTTCGAAGACCACCGAGGTCTACGTCTACGCCGAGGGCGACAAGATCGTCACCGAGCGGGAGAACATCGGCCCGGGGACGAAGGCGAGCATCACCGCCGAGATCAAGGCCGGTTCGTACGAGATCGCCTGCAAGCCGGGGATGGTCGGTGACGGCATCCGCCAGAAGATCACCGTCACCGGCGGGGAGGGTTCCGCGGCGGCGGCCGACCCGCGTCTGACGGCCGCGGTCGGCGCCTACCGCACGTACGCGCAGGAGCAGGCGGACGCCACGATCCCGGCCGTCGAGGCGTTCGCCGCCGCGGTCAAGGGCGGGGACGTGGAGAAGGCCAAGTCGCTGTTCGCGCCCTCGCGGACCGGCTGGGAGCGCACCGAGCCGGTGGCGGAGAGCTTCGGCGACGTGGACCCGAAGACCGACACCCGCGAGGACGGCCTGGAGCCGGGCCAGGAGTGGACGGGCTGGCACCGCCTGGAGAAGTCGCTGTGGGCGGATGGGAAGATCGGCGACGAGGAGAAGAGGCTCGCCGACCAGCTGGTCGCGGACCTGAAGGACTGGCAGAAGAAGATCCCCGAGGCGGAGATCACCGCGACCGGCATGGCCAACGGCGCCAAGGAGCTCCTCGACGAGGTCGCCACCGGGAAGGTCACCGGTGAGGAGGACCGCTACAGCCACACCGACCTCGCGGACTTCGCCGCGAACGTCGAGGGCGCGAAGAAGGCGTACGAGCTGCTGAAGCCGGTCGCCGCGGAGAAGGACGCCGAGCTGGCGAAGACCCTGGACGCCGAGTTCACCGCGCTGGAGGGCCTGCTGGCCAAGTACAAGCAGGCCGACGCCTCGTACACCTCCTACGACAAGGTCACCGAAGCCGAGCGCAAGACCTTCTCCGACGCGGTCAACGCACTGGCCGAGCCGCTGTCCAAGCTCGCCGCCGCGGTCTCCCCGAAGTAG